CGGGGCTCAGTGGCATTTCTGACATGGACGACCTAGCACCATTCGGTGCAATAGCAATAGGCATATCCATATCAGGTGTACTGTGGTTCATCACCATACTTAAGAAGGACAAAAACAGCTCTCATTTGCAAAAATTCTATCAAggaaattactaaaatagagGAATAGGAACATGCTGCTCAATTTTCCACCAATTTAACTACCATTTAAGCACAAGAAGACCATGATACTCCAAGCATAATGCACAAAGAGGAGAAACACTTAAAAGAGCCACAACTAAGTCATTGAGCCATTATGCTTTTATTTGGCCTAATTTCCTTAAAGCTCAAGCTATTAGCTAAAGGCATATGATTTGTTTTATATCTTTATAAGTAATAAATTTAGATGGAGGAAATTTTTCACAGGATGTTGTGCGGTAAACTACAATAGAAAACTTATAATGCCAGCAAGATAATTATATAGAACAAAAGCTTTAGAAACAAGGTATGAGTCAAGCCACCAAACACAGTATAAATTGACTAACAGTGATTTATTGATCTTCAATAAACTAGAGtacaaataaaaagtaaaaaccctTATGGGATTgattaaataagaaaagaagcacGTGGAGTTGAATGAGTTCTCACCCATTAGCAGAATTTGTCCTAATTGAATGATAGTTGCTTGGTGCAGGGACTCCATTAACAACATGACCTGATATGGCACCACCCATGGAGTCAAGATGTGGTTGGCCAGCTGCAGGAAGGGGAGGCTGCTGTAGTACTGGGTATCCCATAGGGAGTTTGTTGACTGCACTGCACGCAAATGGCATTGAAGATCGAATAACGAAGAGAAAGAGACGAGAAAAGAACTGAGAAAATCGATTGTACTTggaaaattatcaaaatattcTTAATTTCAAAGCTGAAACACCCTTAACACATCAATACATCCATAAGACGCAAGATTTACCGGACATTGGATGGACTCCATTTTGTATAGGAGCCAATGGAGCCTTTGCAGGTAAAGAAGACTTCATCAGATGATATTGATGCTCAAGCAAATGATTGAACATAAgtatttgctttttcaattttagCCTGATATAATAGGCCCTAAAGAAATCAGCATTCTCTTCTTCCAGCTTCTGCCATACTGAATACGTGGTGGAAAAATCAAACAGAAATATTGAACATTACATCAATAACTTAGTTAACAGATAACCATTCTgttcaaataaaatttgaataactCATACAATCAACTATTTATATTACTAAAaggatgaaaaatataaattgcatgatAGAGAATTTCAAGATGGATACCTAGAGTTGTAAATCCAGGATCTATCTTTGCTCTGGTCAAAAGTGTTTTCACAACTTCATctttattcatatataattGTAGGCACCTTTCTATCAAATTCTGCACCTGTAAACAAATTTTGTTCaagattttattctattttttcaaattagCTTCCTGACAAGCTAGTAGGATTTGCTTACAAGCTCAATGTCTTGGCGTGAAACTTTCTTGCTGTCATTAGCTGTAGCAGATGCTGATCCTGAATCCGTAACGGCAGCATCAGTTGTGTGATTGTTCGGTTGTCGTTCACTTTGGAAGTCGTGAGAAGCTTGTGTTGAGGATTGCAATTCTTGCATTCTCTGCAATTCAGTTCACGAAATCCACAGAATTGGAGTTAATAGAGATCTCAAATTCAATTCACCTCTCTCACAAAACACGGAGATTGTCTTAACAAATACTATTTCCAATTCTATGGAGAGTTGCGCTTCCTGAAATTACAGTTAAAGCAGTTTCAGTGGATGAATTACTACTAACAACACTAATTAATTAGTGTTAATGATGTTCAAAGCAAAGGTTAATTGAACTAACAAAGAGAGTGGGCGGGAGGAAgaagatattttatttgacTGAGAAAGTGATGTGAAGGTTACGTTTCGGTGGGAGTCGGAGAGACGTTATAATAAAATGAAAGTGAAATTAAGGCCTCAGGCGTCGGTTATAGCTGTCGCCTTTACAAACACCATCACCACTCACCAACCTTTGTTTATTCCGCCTCAGATATGTCAGTTAATAAATTACTCTCTATTATGGCTAATTAAATTACTACTTGTTTATACCCTGAATACCATACACCAATTTAAGCTTATGTAGAAAGAATACCAACTTGCCTCGATCAAATACTACGATTGCTAACTTAAGTTGGATTGGTATACCGGTTAATTCATTAGTCTGCTCAAGTAAGTATCGAGAGTTTGAATCTCGTTTTTTATATACAGCAATAATCTATTACCAGCGACTAACCCTTAAATAGAGATTCGATCCGTGTAAATTAGTCTTTGTCCTGCCAAATTGAAAGATA
This portion of the Arachis duranensis cultivar V14167 chromosome 6, aradu.V14167.gnm2.J7QH, whole genome shotgun sequence genome encodes:
- the LOC107491948 gene encoding uncharacterized protein LOC107491948 isoform X3, whose product is MQELQSSTQASHDFQSERQPNNHTTDAAVTDSGSASATANDSKKVSRQDIELVQNLIERCLQLYMNKDEVVKTLLTRAKIDPGFTTLVWQKLEEENADFFRAYYIRLKLKKQILMFNHLLEHQYHLMKSSLPAKAPLAPIQNGVHPMSVNKLPMGYPVLQQPPLPAAGQPHLDSMGGAISGHVVNGVPAPSNYHSIRTNSANGSSMSEMPLSPASVASSSHFPFSASDISGMCTDAAALDTAFTSDVASSVGLQLAPDNVNGVSRSLDQIQWNFSLSDLTADLSNLGDLEALGNYPGSPFMQSDSDILLESSDQKDIGNVDEFFVTSEPQGSQSDEERA
- the LOC107491948 gene encoding uncharacterized protein LOC107491948 isoform X1, with amino-acid sequence MQELQSSTQASHDFQSERQPNNHTTDAAVTDSGSASATANDSKKVSRQDIELVQNLIERCLQLYMNKDEVVKTLLTRAKIDPGFTTLVWQKLEEENADFFRAYYIRLKLKKQILMFNHLLEHQYHLMKSSLPAKAPLAPIQNGVHPMSVNKLPMGYPVLQQPPLPAAGQPHLDSMGGAISGHVVNGVPAPSNYHSIRTNSANGMVMNHSTPDMDMPIAIAPNGARSSMSEMPLSPASVASSSHFPFSASDISGMCTDAAALDTAFTSDVASSVGLQLAPDNVNGVSRSLDQIQWNFSLSDLTADLSNLGDLEALGNYPGSPFMQSDSDILLESSDQKDIGNVDEFFVTSEPQGSQSDEERA
- the LOC107491948 gene encoding uncharacterized protein LOC107491948 isoform X2; the protein is MQELQSSTQASHDFQSERQPNNHTTDAAVTDSGSASATANDSKKVSRQDIELVQNLIERCLQLYMNKDEVVKTLLTRAKIDPGFTTLVWQKLEEENADFFRAYYIRLKLKKQILMFNHLLEHQYHLMKSSLPAKAPLAPIQNGVHPMSVNKLPMGYPVLQQPPLPAAGQPHLDSMGGAISGHVVNGVPAPSNYHSIRTNSANGMVMNHSTPDMDMPIAIAPNGARSSMSEMPLSPASVASSSHFPFSASDISGMCTDAAALDTAFTSDVASSVGLQLAPDNVNGVSRSLDQIQWNFSLSDLTADLSNLGDLEALGNYPGSPFMQSDSDILLESSDQKDIVDEFFVTSEPQGSQSDEERA